The nucleotide window TTGTATGTGGAAGTTACCTGgccttttaaaatatacatatatacatagatatttaaaaaacaacagtTATCTATGTGTTTCTGTAACAAATTGTGATATGTCTTGACATTAAACCACATCATGGACCAAAACGTGCCATACTAATGATGAGCGTGTAGCACAGGTTGAACCTTAGTGCACTGTTCTGGATGAGTCAGCCCAGCCTGCCTACTGTACTGTAGGAGCCATTTCCCTTGACTGAGCAAAAAGGGTCACTGACTGCTTCATCTCCTTCGCGCTTACTTGGAAACTTAGTTACAATGTTAAACTGGCATGGATTAATAGAGTtggagttttatttttaagaattcacAAGCTGACTTCCACTTAAATTCATAATCCTTTTATTTTACTGAAATGTGTGACTAACTGAAGAAGAGATTCTTGGGAGTATGTTGTCATAACATTAAAGAGATTTcctttcatttaaactaaattactgtttgatgtTGATCTGCAGATTTCTGTATATTTGTCATGACAGTGCTTGCATCCTATTTGGTGTACTGAACAAATAAACTTtccaatttaaacaaaaatattttaactgtGATGTGCATTAAAATGGAAGCATCGCCATTTTGAGACTTGATACAAATACTTAACACTTGAAGTTGGTTGTTTTTCGCTCACTTTTGGCTTTTGAGGTGGTCCCATGTAGCCCCAAATGACCTGGAACTCCTTGATTCTCATGACTCTGCCTcctctgctaggattacaggtgtgggcacctggccaggccacaggtACCTGAGGTGTAATAAGAATAAGCAGCTGTACTGATGATACACGCATGGTGTGCTGAGGGGCTGGGGCTAACTCTGCCAAAGCGGCTACTCAGGCCTCACTCAATTCCAGGGCATGTGCGCATACGCCTACAGAAGCAATGTTCATAGTTTACACTCAAACAGAACAAAGCCCAAATACTTGCTGATAACTTTTAGACCATtaagaagcctttttttttttacattgagtGGTCtgtatttattaataatttttaagtacAAAACTTGGATTGTCTGCTTTAATAACTAATAGACTAAGGccgatcgctgtgagtttgagactagcctagtctacaaagtgagtccaggactgccaaggctgtacacacagagaacttaaaaaggaaaaaaaaaaaaaaaaaaagactaaataaaGCAAACTTTAAAAGCTGAGATATGTTGTCTCCCTTCACCTAGAAACAGGAATAATTGACCTGAGTTTAGTAGCAGTAGTGATGCAACTATTCCAAGGTCATAATACCAGCTCTAGGGGTTGCTTTAAATCTACCTATCTGTATAGTGTTTTTAAGGTAATACAGCAGAAGTAGAGGCTTGAGTGGATAGTTTGGAAATATGGaagctgggatgtagctcatcCCAGAGTATTTGCTGGGCATAGTGGAGCTCAAGGGACAATACTACTACTTCATAAACAGTGCAGTGGTctaggcctataatcccagcacttaggaagggaGACCGGGGGATcagcagagttcaaggccaacctgggctactcGAAACCCTGTCAtcaaaacattaatttaaaaagacagcTTAAGACAGGCTCTTAAGGCAGTGAATCCTTCCTAATACTGTGATCCttgtgacccccccaaccataaaattgtttttgttgctacttcataactaattttgctactattacaaatcataatgtaaatatctgacacgTGTCTTAGCAGACACTGGTGAAAGGGTTATTTGACACCCCTACAAGTCCCCACAGGTGGAGAGGCAGTGCTCTAAAGTTATCAATACATACAAAAACAACACCTCACATTCTAAATGCACCTACCAACGATGGCCTTGTTTATTCTAGTTTCAGTATGTTCCCCCAAAATTCGTATCAAAAACTTCATGATCAGATTTAAGTCAAAGTTATACAGGATCAGCTGGCTCTAGAATCTTTAAATGTTTAGTAATACAGTAGAATCAACAGTCCTACTTAGAAGGTTCGACTGAATTGAGATACTGTGGGTAAGGTGGACTCAAGCAGAAATCACAGTTCTCACATAACCTAGAGGTGGTTTGGTTTGAAGATGGTCTAATTAACTCAAACTCAGGGATTCCAGCATGTGTCACCACGCCCGGCTCCAGATGTCTGTCTTACATGTCCTTTTACCTTATTTTTACTTGGACACATTGTAGCATGACACAGTCCACAAACCACTACATGCAAAGCCATGCTCGACCACTGTATGTGGGTGTGGGCACGCTCCTGTGGACAAGAGGAGCTCAAGGTACAGCGTGGCTTTAATGTGAACACTGTCCTGGTTAGGGTCAGCAGGTACTCCTGATCTCTTTACTGATTGCTCTGCTCTTTCTCCTCCACATTAAGTACAGTATCCACAGTTATTCCTATGTCCTCCAGTGACAAGCCTCCCTCCGCTTCTAGAGGCCTTCGGGGAAAGGAAGTGGAAAGGCTGTATAGGGATTTGTGGTACCCAATTTTCATCATCCAGTCAAATAAGACCTagggagaaaaaaaggcttaGTATTAGACTGTACACACATGGTCCTGAGTCTGTTAATACTATGAGACTATACAGCTGTCATTCTGAAATCAGGTCCCTAGGAATAAGAAGTAATTTCtgtatctttcaaagaaattttcCAGAACAGTGTATGGCATGAAAGTGGAGCTATGAGTAACCTTAAATGCCTTTGTCCCAGGTCAAGTGTAGGCCTGCTATCATAGTAGTTACTAACAGGACACAACCCATAAATAGGAATGGAAAATACTCAATGAGAAGTTGAGAACAAATACAAATTTGGATCAAAATCACAAAGAAGCAAGCCTGACCTCCCCCtaaggagggggcagccttgccaggccgcagaggaagacaatgcagccagtccttgggaggagaaagggtgggattaggaggggacgagagaaggggctacagctgggatataaggtgaataaatgtaataaaataagccgggcacggtggtgcacacctataattccagcactcgggaagcagaggcaggtggagctctgctgagttccaggccagcctggtctacaaagcgagtcccggacagccacggctacacagagaaaccctgtcttggggaagaaaaaagaaaaaaaaaatcactaagctGCTTTGTTTGGGTCCCTGAGAGAAAGCCCAATTCACTGTGGGTCATTCCTGTAACTGTCCAtaaagattacacacacacacacacacacacacacactgggttcAAAGTCCAGCACCCCCAAAAGGAAAGTTACAGTCTTGATAAAAATTTTCAAGCCACATCCACATGAAAACATATTTGCCTTAAAACATGACATTTTAAACTAGGCGTGCTTTGCTGAAAAGGACAGGAGGGCTGGGTGTGGTTCCatacacctgtactcccagctaCCCGAAAGCTGAGACTGAAGGATTACTGGAGCAAAAGTTGCCGGGTTTGAGATCAAGCCAGGCAACAGCAGCAAGGTCTTGTGTCTCAACAACCAAAAGCAGACTGACAAAAGACATAATGTTCCATGGGCATCTGAATATCCAGTAATGCAACCTGTACTCTGAACTGCTAGCCACCAGCCAAGAATCCATTGCTGATCTAGATAACAAATATGTCATCATTTTAATTAAGATGTTTTTAGaagtgttaggaattgaacctgggtttttgtttgtttgtttgtttgtttgttttttacttgcaCTCCAGTTGAACACACTACGGACAAATGTCATAAGACAATATTTCTGAAATCATTGATTTCCTCACCTGTGAATTCCAAGACTTGAAGAATCTTCTCCTCACAACATGACCACTTGGGCATCGAAGGGCAACAGTAACTACCTAGGGATACAAATGATGAGGTAAGCCACAATGGCCACCCAGACCTACAATCCAAACAGAAAACTGAGGCAAGAACACTGCCaatctgaagccagcctgaactCCAAAGCAAGACCTAATCAAGAATAAGACAAATGTCCAGATGGAGCTCCAGTCCGGGCTGGCAGTGTGGCTCAGCTGGAAGAGTTTGCCTGgcagcacaaagccctgggttcagcaCCCACCACCCAAGCCCCACACGGGGTGACACAAGccagttcccagcactgcaaagGCGGAGCCAGGAGGACTGGATGCTAAGGTGGTCTGCAGCCAGAGAAAGTCTGGGGCCGTCCTCCACCTCACAAACTGTTTAAGTAGGtgggagagatggttaagagcactggctgctcttctagaagacccaggttcaagaCCCAGCATGCACACAGGAGCTGAcaaacagtctgtaactccagttcctaggGACATGcggccctcttctgacctccatgggcacgcatgtggtgcacagacaaacaCGCACGCAAAACCCTCAGAAATATCAAATCTAAAAGACAAAGTATTTTAAAAGGGGCTGGTGCCAGGcacggtggctcatgcctttaatcccagcactcagggaggcagaggcaggctgtgagttcgaagccagccttgtctacaaagtgcatccaggacagccaaggttacacagagaaactctgtcttgaaaaagcaaaaatatataagtaaaaagGGCTagagagcatgtactgctcttgcagacgaCCTGAGCTCAGTGTCCAtcacccacatcaggtgactcacaacctcCTGCGACTCCATTCTAGGAAATCCAAATGCCCTTTGGCCTCCACGGATATCTGCCCTCATGTGGGACACAAACTCGTgcagcacatacacataaaaaataataataagtatttTTCTACTGGGGATTCAGTACCTGGAATGCTTTCAATTGTGTTTATCTGTGAACAACTTTCAGACTGTCCTAAGATATCCAAAGTACCAAACTTAAATGTTACAAATGTGTTGACAAAACAAGTCTCTCTTAATTGTGCACGGCTGTTTCAAAACCTGTTTTCTGAGGAGTCTAATGGATGCTGAACTTCGCCAAATGGGATACTGACAGTCCTCTTTCTGGGCATGTTGACCAATAACTTCATGGTTCCAAAGACACGTGGTCCCCCTGCATCAGACAGTCACCTAAAACTACGAAGCCAGTAGCAGAAAGCAAGACAGGATGAGGAGGCAAAATGGAACCCGTCCCACCCCATCCCAGCAACAGAGAACCATTCTTTAAATGCACAAGCAGCTGCAGGCTCCCTCAGAAGTGGGGAGCCAGAGTGGAGCCGTCTGCCTCTTTCAGTGCTGCTGATGGCAGCAAGCAGCTCTGCAGGCCTGTGCCCTCTCCGCCTGGCGCAGGGGGCGGGCTCTAAAAGACAACCTGGCAGCCTGCCTTCCCAGCAGCACTCGGCTGAGCATCTGAGGCCACACTCAAGAGACACAATTCCTGGGCAGCCGCGAGGAACTTGCTTCCCTCTATAAACCCAAGATAGGTGGGACTTACCCACCCGATGCCAAGCGGCGGCAATGGAGAATAAGAGAAACATACCTCTTCAGCTGCTTCTGGTGGTTCATCAGGTAAATCGAGAACCTATCAAAATATGagagggctagagagagggctcacgggttaagaacactggccgtTCTgccaaagtcctgagttcaattctcagcaaccacatagtggctcacaaccacatatCAAGAGATCTAGTGCCCCCCTCAgggtgcaggcatacatgcagacagaaccccgtatacataataaatacataaatctgtaAGAGAGATAGGCAGATTtctaaggctagcctgatcttcacagcaagttctaggccagccaaagtGACATAGTAAGACATTATTTCAAAAATACCAAATAAAGTGTTACTAAAATCTATTGAGTGAGCAAGATAGCTTActagatgtggtggtttgaatgaaaatggcccccacagactcagaGAGCGGCACTATTAGGAGCCGTGGCCTTGTTGGCAGAGGTGTGACATTGTTGGAGAAGGCCAGTCCCTAGGAGCGGGTTCTGAGGGTTCAAGTGCTAATCCAGGTCTAGTCTGTCTCgctctctgctgcctgctgatccagacagaactctcagctacctctccagcaccatgtctgccataTCCCACCATGACAATCACGGACTacacctctgaactgtaagccggccccaactaaatgttttcctttataagagttgccatggtcatggtgtctcttcacagcaatagaacttgACCAGGGCACTGGGTGACAACCTGGGGCCAACCCCTAGAGACActctcatgcatgcacacatacactaaattagtgaatgtgatttttttttaaagtatctcttaattaaattctgtctcaaaggagaagaggaggaggagagaaaagaagagtgAGTTCTGCCCAGGCAAGGAAGCCCAATagcagagggcttgcctagcctGCCCCAGGCCCTGTAATCAGCCACCAGCAtgcttccctaatttttttttaaaagatgttctaGGATATTGTGTAAAATTGCCCTATTTAAAGAAACAGGAAGAGCCTTGGATCGTTGTGCAGGCTGCAttcccagaggcagagacataaCGCCATGCCATTATGTACAGAATCATTTAGACACTGAGTAAAACTGTCTTTAGTTTATGTAAAGAAGGTATACAGAAAATGAATGTGCTTATACTACTGTCCCAATATCACAATATATACACGAAAACCTCCTAAAATCTGAAACATTTCAGATTTTATAAGCATTATAAGCATTTCAAATGAGGGCATTCAACCTAAAAAGGTACTGACCACTCACAAGACACAGCAAGCAACATCGTAGACACCCAATAGAAATGCTTCCCTTGGTGAACATTGTCCATCTAACTATTTTAACTCAGTATCATTTATCTTATAGCCTTCCTCTAAACTGGTTCAGGTTTTTGATCACTAAATAGGACCAACGACCCGTATAGCTGATAGCTGACCCATTTGCAAGGTTATGGAAAGACACCATCTGGGTTAAAGGCATTCTCCTCTTCCCCTAGTAGCCACCGCATTAAAGAATGCACTCCCTCCctcagtggggggaggggggttaaCAACGAACCTCCTTCAAGGGCTGCCGAGCAGGTGGTGACATTTCAGTTGAAAGCTTAGGCAAGTTCCGTCTTCTCGCCGCCTCTCTGTTTGTTGTTTCAAAAGACACCTGGCTCAAATTTTCAAGCACCAAATCTTCATTCCCCTGGTCAAAAACAACCaccaaaatagataaataaataaataggatgcATGTTCTATCGACTAGGGTGTATTCATAATGGTTACTTTTTTAGCTCTGGTAGTCATTTTTAGATGAGAAAACTAAAGCATAGACAAGAAAACATGAGGCTAAATCAACCTTTATCCAGCTCGAAGGCCTCCCCTGACTAGGAATAGGTGGCAAAGCCCCATTCATCTCGTTTCTGTTGTTGAACAatgctgttttgtgttttggcaCAGGATCTTgtggagtccaggctggccttgaagtttcagcatcccctgcctctgcctcacaagtactCCATCTGATACACACTTAAGTCTCTCCAATGACAGAAACAGGGAAAAAGGCCAACGGTGTCCTATCCTCCTCCCAGCAAAGGAAGCAAGGCAGTGTGAGGTGATGTGCTGTCAAGAGCTGTGCAAACTCTTTTGCTTGTCCTACGACCCAGGGAGCATCAGAGGCTCAGATACAAAAGGTCCCTCCTGGCATTACAGAAACAGGCACAAGTGCTAGATACAGTCTGCAAGATGTGCAAGGAAGGCCCAGGGTTGGAGCTCTTTTGCTTCAGTGTCACCATAGGCAGTTATGAGTGGTGCAGCCGCCTTTACTGCAGTGACAATCCCCTCCCCTGCAGGAAATTAGCTGACTCTACAAGATGGACTTGGGTGGAGCCATTTCCTAGGTCTGTCGCCAGTATGCTATCTGGGGTGGATGGGCATTTGCTGTAGTCTCCCCAGGAGACTAGAAAACACAACATGTATGTAAAGGAATAGTCATAGTATCTATCTAGTTCTATTAAACATCCAGGCTTTCCAATTCAGACTCAGCCTTCAAGGTAATCACCTCTCTAAAGAGCAGAGGACTCCAGGAAGTGCAAAGGTCATTCTTTACACTGTTACCTGCTGCAGCGGTTTCCCTTGTCACCTCGATAAACATCTCCACAAGATTGATGAGCCCCACCTCAGAGTGCATCTCTGAAAGCAGTTCCATTACATAAAAAGGTTTGGATCCGGGGAATGGATCCTAATAAGATGACTCATGGGGAAGATGGGAGTGAGCCTCAAGCAGAGGAAGCAGGCCACTGGGAGCCTGGCGGGATTCTGGCATATACCCTTTGCCTTCTGCAGAGCTCTGCTCTGTCTGCCCTCCAGCCACTGTGGCCGAACTTCTATGCAACTGAGCTGAAATAATCCTTTAAGTCATTCCCTAAGGCATTTTGATCACAGAGTACAAAAGCGACTAACATGCCTTACTAGAACAAAAGAATTTAATGTGAGgggttttttttagtttttatttattcttctcacaATATATCACAACCACAGTTTCACCTCCCTCCACTGCTCAGTTCCCTACTCCCAGCTCCCCTTTTCCCCAGGCCCATCCTCCTCTCCccaagaaaagagcaggcctccaagggaCAGCGCTCAGTAACTGCTTCCTGGTTAGCTATTAACCTTTTAGGAACCTTTGTCGCAGGTTCTTAAATATTTCAGGTGAACTGAAATATTCACCACTTAGCAGGATATAGTCACCCCTCTTTCATCCAGAAAAATGCATGAGGACCACAGGGAACAGAGATGGAGATGGCAATGCCAACTAGTTCACTAGCCCCGCCCAGGCCGCCTCACTGTCACTGGTTGGACTTGATGGACAGACACATCCAACTCCGCTCTAACACCATGATCCTCACAAAAACACCATGAATCTCTTAAAACAACCACCCCAACAGCTTCACTGGTTCCTGGATTTCCGTCCTCACCACTAACCTTTTCAAAACAGTGATCCTGATGAGGAAGTCACTTGTGACCACTGTGAAGAGATCTGTCAGGCTGACACCCGCCTGCTGACCAGAGTGGCgcagggtggtgcacacctgtggtcccagctaCCCAAGAAGCGTGGGCCAAGGAGTTGGAAACCAAGCCAGAAAACAGGGCAAGACCACgtctcaaaagccaaaacaaGTAAAAGCAAAGCCAACCTACTAACGTCCACTAACCAAAACACTAAAGAGAAGACAAAGTTAGGAGTGCTAACATGAGGGATTAGAAGACAGCTCAGTggacaaaaatagaaaaagatgtTGGACGCTAGCATGTGCCTCCATGGGCAACCGCACCCATATACACGAGGGCATAAAacactccccaacacacacattcacacacacaacagGAGATAAATAATAGGATTCAAAATATAAAACCAGAGTTTTTCGAACCTCAAGTTTGTGGCCAGTGGTTAATTTCCGTGTCTCACCAGTCATTTGATAAAGGCGCTCTTCTAGCATTTTCAACTTCCTCTCCTGCTGAGGCTTCAAAACATTCTGTATATAGCTGCTGGCCTGTTCAGGAGAAGAAGTGTCATTCTGGATGGGAGTGTTTCTACATGCTACAGAATTATAAAGCAAGAACACAGTTTGAAACTTGCGGTGGTTTGGATGGGAATGCCGCCCcccccccacaggctcatacatttaaatgcttagccattagggagtggcactattaggaagtgtggccttgttggaggaactgtgtcCCTGGAGGTGGACTTTGAActtttcagaagctcaagctaggcccagtctctctctctctccctgctgcctgctgatcaggATGTGGAACTCTAAGCTTCCTccccaacaccatgtctgcctgcctgccgccatgcttcccgccatgatgacaaCGGGCTTTGCCTCTGAAccagtaagccagccccagtcaaATGTCTTCCTGTggaagagttgctgtggtcatagtgtttcatcacagcaacagcaacCCTAAGACTGGCTTATATTTGAATGTTTCTCGGCACCTCAGAAGctgcggccttgttggaggtggCGTGTCATGGGGGCGGAGCTTTGCgatttcaaaagtccatgccaggcccagcatGTCTCACTCTGCCTGCTACCTCAGGATCAGGATATAAAACTCAGCTCCTGCTATAGCGTCACActtgcttcctgccatggtgatCATGGACTAGGCCTGTTAAACGCtgtcttttgtaagagttgctttggtcatggtgtcttttcacagcaacagaacattgACTAAAAgtcagaaataacagaaaatattACACATATGAAACCAGGGTGttctgggcatggtagcacacgccttcaagctcagcactcaggcag belongs to Meriones unguiculatus strain TT.TT164.6M chromosome 4, Bangor_MerUng_6.1, whole genome shotgun sequence and includes:
- the Ubxn8 gene encoding UBX domain-containing protein 8, with protein sequence MASRGVVGIFLLSALPLLCLELRRGIPSLGIKDLILLSGRIFLLLALLTLIISVTTSLFNSFKSPQVHLKEGEEENEKRQRLVRKRQQEAQGEKASSYIQNVLKPQQERKLKMLEERLYQMTGETRKLTTGHKLEGNEDLVLENLSQVSFETTNREAARRRNLPKLSTEMSPPARQPLKEVLDLPDEPPEAAEEVVTVALRCPSGHVVRRRFFKSWNSQVLFDWMMKIGYHKSLYSLSTSFPRRPLEAEGGLSLEDIGITVDTVLNVEEKEQSNQ